From a region of the Pseudanabaena sp. ABRG5-3 genome:
- the arsJ gene encoding organoarsenical effux MFS transporter ArsJ: MTSSTTSQANFKNYVLVTLTYWGFTITDGALRLLVLLYFNNIGYTPMQIASLFLFYEIFGVVTNFLGGWIGSQLGLKVTLYTGICLQIFSLVMLSFRNPEWAQWLAVLYVMIAQAFSGIAKDLTKMSTKSAIRLVVPQDAQSALFKWVAILTGSKNALKGVGFFVGSALLGLFGFVTSLWMMAGCLFLLLFTGLFLPKGMGKIKAKVKFKQLLSKSPEINLLSAARFFLFGSRDVWFVVGLPVFLRSVLGWSFYQVGGFLACWVIGYGIIQSLAPTLIKRFGDGQPPRSQTVRFWTTSLVAVPAIIAIALQLNLPANLVIISGLLIFGVVFAFNSSVHSYLVLAFTDDDKVALNVGFYYMANSGGRLAGTVLSGLIYEFYGLIGCLWVSAIMVLAAAVITRKLPDPQTSKAIAWKSDGE; encoded by the coding sequence ATGACCTCTTCTACTACATCTCAAGCGAACTTCAAAAACTATGTTCTCGTCACCCTCACCTATTGGGGATTCACGATTACCGATGGCGCTTTGCGACTCTTGGTACTGCTTTATTTTAATAATATTGGCTATACCCCGATGCAAATTGCTTCCCTATTTCTATTCTATGAAATCTTTGGAGTCGTTACTAACTTCTTAGGCGGATGGATTGGTTCGCAATTAGGGCTGAAAGTTACTCTCTATACAGGGATCTGTTTACAGATTTTTTCTTTAGTGATGTTATCCTTTCGCAATCCTGAGTGGGCGCAGTGGTTAGCAGTTCTCTATGTGATGATTGCTCAGGCTTTTTCAGGAATTGCCAAAGACTTGACGAAAATGAGTACCAAAAGCGCAATTCGCCTAGTTGTACCGCAAGATGCTCAATCAGCTTTATTCAAATGGGTTGCGATTCTCACAGGTTCTAAGAATGCCCTCAAAGGTGTGGGCTTTTTTGTCGGTAGTGCTTTGTTAGGACTGTTTGGATTTGTTACTTCTTTGTGGATGATGGCGGGATGTCTATTCCTGCTCTTGTTCACAGGCTTATTCTTACCAAAGGGAATGGGAAAAATCAAAGCAAAAGTTAAGTTCAAACAACTCTTGTCCAAAAGCCCTGAAATTAATCTTCTATCCGCAGCTAGATTCTTTCTCTTTGGTTCCAGAGATGTATGGTTTGTGGTGGGACTGCCTGTATTTTTGCGAAGTGTTTTAGGCTGGTCGTTTTATCAAGTTGGTGGATTTCTCGCCTGTTGGGTAATTGGCTATGGCATCATTCAATCCCTCGCACCGACATTAATTAAGCGCTTTGGTGATGGTCAGCCGCCGCGATCGCAAACTGTGCGATTTTGGACAACCTCCCTTGTTGCGGTTCCTGCGATCATTGCGATCGCTTTACAATTAAATCTCCCCGCGAACTTAGTAATTATTAGCGGCTTACTAATTTTTGGCGTAGTTTTTGCCTTTAACTCATCAGTGCATTCTTATTTAGTCCTCGCCTTTACCGATGATGACAAAGTAGCCCTAAATGTCGGCTTCTATTACATGGCAAATTCGGGCGGACGCTTAGCAGGAACTGTTCTATCGGGTTTGATTTATGAATTTTATGGATTGATTGGCTGTTTGTGGGTATCGGCAATCATGGTTTTAGCTGCGGCTGTGATTACGCGCAAGTTACCCGATCCTCAGACGAGTAAAGCGATCGCATGGAAATCTGATGGAGAATAA
- a CDS encoding methylglyoxal synthase produces MPISIAFIAHDTQKADMVALAQKYHVTLSRYNSLATANTGKQIQSATGLPIELVRSQRDGGDIEIAARVIAGEVACVIWLFDPDHAQLFGANLLNLLRICKIYNVPLATNLATADMVLQSLGKSRIAHLIFNPIAGQGNPDADLAMIRQILEPHVQLKIIFTKPNLNPTDQAKTAIATIQERNSTVADTDFIIASGGDGTVSAVANALIGTGIPLGIIPRGTANAFSVALGIPTGLKAACENILTGNTCIVDAARCNDLPMILLAGIGFEAETVERADRDMKNLLGAFAYFLAGAQQLLEQKLFTVEVEIDGSVTQFQCGAMTIANAAPPTSVLAQGWGEVIPNDGLLDVTIAISKNESLNLSDRLLAIDVIGKLFASALVKTPIENEVLVCFRTNKIKVTAIPPQKVVVDGEIIGTTPVEVVCIPNGLTVFAPLVNSLLPVKKTAESH; encoded by the coding sequence ATGCCAATCTCTATTGCTTTCATCGCCCATGACACCCAAAAAGCAGATATGGTCGCACTGGCGCAAAAGTACCACGTAACTTTGTCTCGCTATAATTCCCTTGCGACTGCAAATACTGGTAAGCAAATTCAATCCGCCACAGGGCTACCTATTGAGCTAGTGCGATCGCAACGGGATGGTGGTGATATTGAAATTGCAGCCCGTGTAATTGCAGGGGAAGTTGCCTGTGTTATCTGGCTATTCGATCCCGATCATGCTCAACTCTTCGGAGCCAATCTTCTGAATTTATTGAGAATATGTAAAATCTATAATGTTCCTCTTGCGACGAACCTTGCCACCGCAGATATGGTGCTGCAATCACTAGGCAAAAGTCGGATTGCCCATCTGATCTTTAACCCCATTGCAGGACAGGGCAATCCTGACGCGGATCTCGCCATGATTCGCCAAATTTTGGAACCCCATGTGCAACTAAAAATTATTTTCACAAAGCCCAATCTGAATCCTACCGATCAAGCCAAAACTGCGATCGCGACAATTCAAGAGAGGAACTCCACAGTTGCTGACACCGATTTTATTATTGCTTCTGGTGGCGATGGGACAGTTTCCGCAGTAGCCAATGCTTTAATTGGCACAGGCATTCCCCTTGGGATTATTCCTAGAGGTACTGCCAATGCCTTCTCCGTAGCATTGGGCATTCCCACGGGGTTAAAGGCAGCTTGCGAAAACATCCTCACGGGCAATACCTGTATTGTCGATGCAGCCCGTTGTAATGACTTGCCGATGATTTTGCTAGCTGGTATTGGCTTTGAAGCGGAAACCGTGGAACGAGCTGATCGAGATATGAAAAATCTCTTGGGAGCCTTTGCCTATTTCCTCGCAGGGGCGCAACAACTTTTAGAACAGAAGCTCTTTACCGTTGAAGTGGAAATTGATGGATCAGTCACTCAGTTTCAATGTGGAGCGATGACTATTGCCAATGCTGCCCCTCCGACTTCAGTGCTTGCCCAAGGTTGGGGAGAGGTGATTCCTAACGATGGGTTACTTGATGTGACGATCGCCATTTCCAAAAATGAGAGCCTCAATCTTTCCGATCGCCTATTAGCGATCGATGTCATCGGCAAGCTATTTGCTTCTGCATTAGTCAAAACCCCCATCGAGAATGAAGTCTTAGTCTGTTTCCGAACTAACAAAATCAAAGTTACGGCAATTCCACCGCAAAAAGTGGTAGTAGATGGCGAGATCATTGGTACAACTCCCGTTGAAGTAGTTTGTATACCTAACGGATTAACGGTTTTTGCTCCCCTAGTTAATAGTTTGCTGCCAGTGAAAAAAACAGCCGAATCCCATTAA
- a CDS encoding phytoene desaturase family protein, with protein sequence MKTDYLIVGSGISALVFAALMAKSGKKVQLLEAHEHAGGFGHTFTMANKYKFNAQLHYVWNCGEGQPVHQVLQKLDLDKSVTFEHYDRDGFDHMHMPNYSLQIPSSSEELSRRLSDLFPQATPQIRKFIDEVQTTSEGLENLAPPIIPLQLFQNFGAVFCALKYLNSTLQDVFDKFQLPVEAQTLLALQWPDFLLPPNQLSFYAWVILFTGYQKGAFYPTKHFEHVINSLVKVIQENGGEVLLNHEVTNFQVQGGAVIGVEAKDLRSHQTHEFTGKTVICNIDPQKAAHMIGLEKFSKPIRQKLSYDYSPSNFMAYCVVKDLDLQKYGFGKWNTFHSGHRDLNESFEQMYTKHDFSNPSFAITTPTLLTEEDRDCPEGCQVMEFLTVANYKYFKQLQDIDPKAYRQKKEEILESILDVVEKNYIPNLRQHIVFKITGSPTTNERFCGCPDGNSYGSSLTPRNMGLSRLNYESSLKNFYFCNASSGYPGFAPTFWTGARLYQHLSGDTIP encoded by the coding sequence ATGAAGACAGATTATTTGATTGTTGGTAGCGGTATATCCGCTTTAGTATTTGCAGCCTTGATGGCAAAATCTGGTAAAAAAGTCCAACTCCTAGAAGCCCATGAACATGCAGGAGGTTTTGGACATACTTTTACGATGGCAAATAAATATAAATTTAATGCTCAACTTCATTATGTGTGGAACTGTGGTGAAGGGCAACCTGTGCATCAAGTTCTACAAAAGCTAGATCTGGACAAGTCAGTTACCTTTGAGCATTACGATCGCGATGGTTTTGACCATATGCACATGCCCAATTACTCGCTGCAAATTCCATCCTCATCGGAGGAGTTAAGCCGTAGATTGTCCGACTTGTTTCCCCAAGCTACACCTCAAATTAGGAAGTTTATTGACGAAGTACAAACCACAAGTGAAGGATTAGAAAATTTAGCACCACCCATCATTCCTCTTCAGTTGTTTCAAAATTTTGGAGCAGTCTTCTGTGCTTTAAAATATTTGAATAGTACGCTCCAAGATGTTTTTGACAAATTCCAATTACCTGTAGAGGCGCAAACCCTGTTGGCTTTGCAATGGCCAGATTTTTTATTACCGCCGAATCAACTCTCTTTTTATGCTTGGGTGATTTTATTCACGGGCTATCAAAAAGGAGCATTTTATCCGACTAAGCACTTTGAGCATGTGATTAATTCCTTAGTAAAAGTCATTCAGGAAAATGGCGGCGAGGTTTTGCTCAATCATGAAGTGACCAATTTCCAAGTTCAAGGTGGCGCAGTAATTGGTGTCGAGGCAAAGGATTTGCGATCGCATCAAACCCATGAATTTACAGGCAAAACCGTGATTTGTAATATCGATCCACAAAAAGCCGCACATATGATTGGTCTAGAGAAATTCTCTAAACCAATTCGCCAAAAGCTGAGCTATGACTACTCACCCTCTAACTTTATGGCGTACTGCGTTGTCAAGGATCTTGATTTGCAGAAATATGGCTTTGGGAAATGGAATACTTTTCATTCAGGACATCGAGATCTCAATGAATCCTTTGAGCAGATGTATACCAAGCATGACTTCTCTAATCCTAGCTTTGCGATTACGACACCCACACTTTTGACTGAAGAAGATCGTGATTGCCCTGAAGGATGCCAAGTCATGGAATTCCTGACAGTAGCTAATTACAAGTATTTCAAGCAATTGCAAGATATTGACCCCAAAGCCTATCGTCAGAAAAAAGAAGAGATCTTAGAATCAATTCTTGATGTTGTCGAAAAGAACTATATTCCTAATTTGCGCCAACATATCGTTTTCAAAATCACTGGTAGTCCCACCACCAACGAAAGATTTTGTGGCTGTCCCGATGGTAATTCCTATGGTTCAAGCTTAACGCCTCGGAATATGGGGCTTAGTCGGCTGAATTACGAATCATCACTTAAGAATTTCTATTTTTGCAATGCTTCCTCTGGTTATCCCGGTTTTGCACCCACCTTTTGGACAGGAGCAAGGCTATATCAACATTTATCAGGAGATACGATTCCTTAA